From a single Eremothecium sinecaudum strain ATCC 58844 chromosome III, complete sequence genomic region:
- the ORC6 gene encoding origin recognition complex subunit 6 (Syntenic homolog of Ashbya gossypii ABR135C; Syntenic homolog of Saccharomyces cerevisiae YHR118C (ORC6)), whose amino-acid sequence MSVNQVRQCVGDVMGIDPKDTSLDWQAGKLKKLTNTTTTLYNISLNKVMLKQSEEIARCHICAYIAAEKYTEKYEPELQYYSEKVPLEPKKFSKIVGLFKQSLWQSTSPTSSVKEYSGAKSYGPDASPSRFSAIDPAELREQLFRTPRVANASSPRALRGDINLSPDKPVSPTRTNPRRKLAFEEDEEEDGATYRLSSSPMKSPRRSIFRDGIEPDPEDTDFDSPMKSPMRSPSKSASTSPRKKRGEYNKWNMLYKKYYRITIEEIIGLCNQFEIPSKVAFMILDCFGMHATYLVYPAQLVCGLVMICCFTIYNQKRTNNPEIDDYLLQKMCSLMRSNDTNDVLEAIKITKELIDGEKWYRDLKVEYDCYDGADFNNNIAVRLGNMLQNTNLIVSDEQFTEWKKKILMDISLRDSA is encoded by the coding sequence ATGTCTGTTAACCAGGTAAGGCAATGTGTAGGTGATGTAATGGGCATAGATCCAAAGGATACATCTTTGGACTGGCAGGCTGGGAAGTTAAAGAAGTTGACAAACACTACTACTACGCTCTATAATATCTCGTTGAATAAAGTGATGCTGAAGCAAAGTGAGGAGATAGCCCGTTGTCATATTTGTGCATATATTGCGGCTGAGAAATATACTGAGAAATATGAACCTGAGTTGCAGTACTATAGTGAGAAGGTTCCACTGGAACCCAAAAAGTTTTCTAAGATCGTTGGTCTTTTTAAACAGTCTCTATGGCAGTCGACGTCGCCTACTAGTTCGGTAAAGGAATATTCTGGGGCAAAGAGCTACGGTCCTGATGCAAGCCCGTCGCGATTTTCTGCTATTGATCCAGCCGAACTGAGAGAGCAGTTATTTCGGACGCCAAGGGTAGCGAACGCTTCCAGTCCGCGTGCTCTGCGAGGTGATATCAATCTTTCTCCTGATAAACCAGTTTCTCCCACCAGAACGAACCCAAGACGTAAGTTAGCGTTTGAAgaggatgaagaggaagatgGTGCGACTTATAGACTTTCGTCGTCTCCGATGAAATCTCCGCGGAGATCGATCTTCCGCGATGGCATAGAACCAGACCCTGAAGATACCGATTTTGACTCCCCAATGAAATCTCCAATGCGCTCTCCCTCGAAGTCTGCATCGACATCCCCGAGGAAGAAGCGTGGGGAGTACAATAAATGGAACATGTTATACAAAAAATATTACAGGATAACTATAGAGGAAATTATAGGTCTATGCAACCAATTCGAGATCCCCAGTAAGGTTGCATTCATGATTTTGGACTGCTTTGGAATGCATGCAACATATCTTGTGTATCCAGCACAATTGGTCTGCGGACTGGTCATGATCTGTTGCTTTACAATTTACAACCAGAAGAGGACCAATAACCCAGAAATAGACGACTACTTGCTACAAAAAATGTGTTCTCTTATGAGATCCAATGATACAAATGACGTTCTCGAGGCCATTAAGATTACAAAGGAACTGATAGATGGAGAGAAGTGGTATCGAGACCTAAAAGTCGAGTACGATTGCTATGACGGAGCTGACTTCAACAATAACATTGCAGTGCGTCTAGGAAATATGCTACAAAATACCAACCTTATTGTGAGTGATGAGCAGTTTACAGAgtggaagaagaagatattaaTGGATATTTCCCTCAGAGACAGTGCTTGA
- a CDS encoding HCL433Cp (Syntenic homolog of Ashbya gossypii ABR132C; Syntenic homolog of Ashbya gossypii NOHBY215 and Eremothecium cymbalariae Ecym_8203; No homolog in Saccharomyces cerevisiae) → MLQTRNRGNADSDIKMMSIIEDSEDEKKLSSTEPTVLAVSEVDSDDDNASLGSARDSFPDWQKLVYERLTARDQTIMKAIILNFEKTGIVDLSNINSGFVDSFRSAFLDTRTYLQRKGCIDENKVKEYFGITSMVRILSGRALYEEPICSAELLNKLKQASESPLHSIDLIKPTVLPPYENEIPLVDRITQYGLGDSGSEDKSSDSIEYGSDQLPFLVNEFDLPISGPQSPVKKRNSADAAKEENGSSSKRPRVA, encoded by the coding sequence ATGTTGCAGACAAGGAATAGAGGAAATGCTGACAGCGATATAAAAATGATGTCTATTATTGAGGATTCGGAAGATGAAAAAAAACTAAGCTCAACAGAACCTACAGTCCTAGCAGTTAGTGAAGTGGATtcagatgatgataatgCATCGCTTGGATCAGCGAGAGATTCATTTCCCGATTGGCAGAAATTAGTTTATGAACGGCTTACGGCTAGAGATCAAACTATAATGAAAGCTATTATTCttaattttgaaaagaCAGGAATTGTTGATTTATCAAATATTAATTCCGGCTTTGTTGATAGTTTTAGATCAGCTTTCCTCGACACCAGGACATATTTGCAACGGAAAGGGTGTATTGATGAGAATAAGGTAAAGGAATATTTTGGGATCACAAGTATGGTTAGAATATTATCAGGAAGGGCGTTATACGAAGAACCCATATGTAGCGCCGAGCTTCTAAATAAGTTGAAGCAGGCATCTGAGTCGCCACTTCATTCTATTGATTTGATAAAGCCAACTGTTCTTCCACCGTATGAAAACGAAATCCCGCTTGTTGACCGTATTACACAGTATGGTCTTGGAGATTCCGGTTCAGAAGATAAGTCTAGTGACAGTATTGAATACGGCTCTGACCAACTTCCATTTTTAGTCAATGAATTTGATTTACCAATATCAGGCCCCCAAAGCCCTGTTAAGAAGCGTAACAGTGCAGACGCCgctaaagaagaaaatgGCAGCAGCAGTAAAAGACCGAGAGTAGCCTGA
- the SET1 gene encoding histone methyltransferase SET1 (Syntenic homolog of Ashbya gossypii ABR136W; Syntenic homolog of Saccharomyces cerevisiae YHR119W (SET1)) → MVGYYNNLNYPGHSRYSDNSLPRNGQHEYGPNTYRYYNGIKRISRENDDYEHIRHDGRDNDNIVNDSDPFKRPTPILKWNSSSFKEKFHYFDVNTKRLLNENKMQKWHNEKLPPTGYVIMHENTAGQVRAFRQARSPYEKASDPRSMEPSPKTYRKVRTSLTLLPRIVYDSHSVGPEPPKEIVIYPIYKEAVASVHDSIIKNFFSTFGEIAHFESFTDPNNALPLNIYLIRYTGHENNMDSPYKSAYKAVKHFSKQPYFVSGIKFTVKLNKNGILKRTIDKSVNENQNRAAKLRQEQSKHNKPDDNSSNAPSLSSPPNSSLASLLLKIPPDLEKIVDNKPVLRVSGKFCFLHGITSEDFKYALKNYNWCRVIEHHTGIYITFRGLAEAKRCLQSETLKLSIMSRRRRAPVKIKFLLIEPSTKHANINKIRNDNNTGPKTYSSVSEFIDAAYGHIIKELKSTLHKDIRRRIIGPTIFDTLNPTNYPDIVSNRQKSLEEKKKLEQEEAEKTKQDVISAAAFDIFNLYGTSYKRRQLEKKKRHSSRESSAAKASKNRMLSGDGSPMAHLLNYDSLSRDDNHAPTIKETDFDISSSSDEDEIYHDDIIEQPELKKLKLESPVKPSKTVSVESGTARLSEDRMKELMSYPEKYRPLASQLPETIYPVSDFERKDGPISIVELQQSIKDAEDLQLVKKVLGYKEEETYNVVSNIEYYAWKLHRDHRERENSKKALMLLNDVPFHPKLRSASGCFKAEGFRKIPDKLKSCYLPHRRKLFQPLNTVNHHSGDNIHSSDPRKGDLENKDQKNHTPEPSSSRVNRALQRRFQQDIDAQKAAIGTESELLSLNQLTKRKKPVTFARSAIHNWGLYALEPIAAKEMIIEYVGERIRQPVAEMRERRYLKSGIGSSYLFRVDESTVIDATKRGGIARFINHCCEPSCTAKIIKVDGTKRIVIYALRDVAQNEELTYDYKFEREADDQERLPCLCGAPSCKGFLN, encoded by the coding sequence ATGGTTGGTTATTACAATAACTTGAACTACCCGGGCCACTCCAGATACAGTGATAACTCACTGCCGAGAAATGGCCAGCATGAATATGGACCGAATACATATCGTTATTATAATGGTATAAAGCGCATTAGTCGAGAAAATGACGATTACGAGCATATTAGGCATGATGGGCGTGATAATGATAATATAGTCAACGACAGTGATCCATTTAAAAGGCCTACACCTATTTTGAAGTGGAATTCATCAAGTTTTAAAGAGAAATTTCACTATTTTGACGTCAATACTAAAAGACTTCTAAATGAAAATAAGATGCAAAAGTGGCATAATGAGAAGCTACCACCGACAGGATATGTGATTATGCATGAGAATACTGCAGGACAAGTACGTGCGTTTAGGCAGGCTCGAAGTCCTTATGAGAAAGCGAGCGATCCCAGGAGCATGGAGCCATCTCCGAAGACATACAGGAAGGTGAGGACATCCCTGACGTTACTGCCAAGAATAGTGTACGACTCGCATTCTGTGGGCCCAGAGCCCCCGAAAGAAATTGTTATATATCCAATTTACAAGGAAGCAGTCGCTTCGGTTCACGATTCTATTATTAAGAACTTCTTTAGTACATTTGGAGAGATTGCTCATTTTGAAAGCTTCACAGACCCTAATAATGCTCTTCCACTTAATATATATCTGATACGATACACTGGACATGAAAATAATATGGACAGTCCTTACAAATCGGCATACAAGGCGGTGAAGCATTTTTCCAAGCAACCCTATTTTGTTTCCGGGATAAAGTTTACGGTAAAATTGAATAAAAATGGTATCTTGAAGAGAACTATTGATAAATCTGTTAACGAAAATCAGAATCGCGCTGCAAAGTTACGACAAGAACAATCTAAGCACAACAAACCCGATGATAACAGTTCTAATGCCCCGTCGTTGTCTTCTCCACCTAATTCATCATTGGCGAGCCTGCTTCTGAAAATACCTCCAGATCTTGAGAAGATCGTAGATAATAAACCAGTTCTTCGTGTTTCCGGGAAATTCTGCTTCTTACACGGAATTACTAGTGAGGACTTCAAGTATGCTTTAAAAAACTATAACTGGTGTCGTGTTATAGAGCACCATACTGGTATTTACATTACCTTTCGAGGGCTAGCGGAAGCAAAGCGATGCTTACAATCGGAAACTCTCAAACTATCTATAATGTCCCGAAGACGAAGAGCACCTGTGAAAATCAAATTCCTGTTAATTGAGCCAAGTACAAAGCATGCCAACATCAATAAAATTCGTAATGATAATAATACTGGCCCAAAAACATATTCGTCGGTGAGTGAATTTATTGACGCAGCATATGGGCATATAATAAAAGAATTGAAAAGTACCCTGCATAAAGATATTAGAAGGAGAATAATAGGCCCTACTATATTTGATACTTTGAATCCTACGAACTATCCAGATATAGTGTCTAATAGACAAAAAAGCTTggaagaaaagaagaagctagagcaagaagaagcCGAGAAGACTAAACAAGATGTTATATCTGCTGCTGCATTTGATATTTTCAATCTGTATGGAACATCTTATAAGCGTAGGCAATtggaaaagaagaagaggCATTCTTCAAGGGAATCATCAGCAGCAAAGGCTTCGAAAAATAGAATGTTGTCTGGAGATGGCAGCCCAATGGCTCATCTCTTAAACTATGATTCATTATCAAGAGATGATAATCATGCCCCAACAATTAAAGAGACGGACTTTGACATCTCTTCCTCTTCTGATGAAGACGAAATTTATCATGACGATATAATCGAGCAACCAGAGCTAAAGAAGTTGAAACTCGAATCTCCAGTAAAGCCATCGAAAACGGTTTCAGTCGAAAGTGGAACTGCTAGACTGTCGGAAGATAGGATGAAGGAGCTCATGAGTTACCCAGAGAAATATAGACCTTTGGCTAGCCAATTACCTGAAACTATTTATCCGGTTTCAGACTTCGAGCGCAAAGATGGACCAATTTCGATAGTTGAGTTACAGCAATCTATTAAGGATGCTGAAGATTTACAGCTTGTGAAGAAAGTCTTGGGTTacaaggaagaagaaaccTATAACGTTGTCTCTAATATAGAGTACTATGCTTGGAAACTTCACAGAGATCACAGGGAAAGGGAAAACAGCAAAAAGGCATTAATGTTACTGAACGATGTTCCATTCCATCCAAAACTACGTTCTGCTTCAGGATGCTTTAAAGCGGAAGGCTTTAGAAAGATCCCCGACAAATTAAAATCATGTTACTTGCCCCACAGACGTAAGCTCTTCCAACCTCTGAATACAGTTAATCACCACAGCGGAGACAATATTCATAGTAGCGATCCAAGGAAAGGTGACCTGGAAAATAAAGACCAGAAAAACCATACACCAGAGCCATCGTCTTCAAGAGTGAATAGAGCATTACAACGCAGATTCCAGCAAGACATTGATGCCCAAAAAGCTGCTATCGGAACAGAATCAGAACTGTTATCACTGAACCAACTAACAAAACGAAAAAAGCCTGTTACCTTTGCTAGGTCTGCAATTCATAACTGGGGTTTATACGCATTAGAACCTATTGCTGCAAAGGAAATGATAATTGAGTATGTGGGAGAAAGAATTCGTCAGCCTGTCGCTGAAATGAGAGAAAGACGGTATCTGAAAAGTGGCATAGGTTCTAGTTACTTATTTCGTGTCGATGAATCTACAGTTATTGATGCCACCAAGAGAGGAGGGATTGCAAGGTTTATCAACCATTGCTGTGAGCCTAGTTGTACCGCCAAGATCATAAAGGTTGATGGTACAAAGAGAATTGTGATCTATGCATTGCGAGATGTTGCTCAGAATGAGGAATTGACCTATGATTACAAATTCGAAAGAGAAGCTGATGATCAAGAAAGGTTGCCATGTCTATGTGGCGCCCCAAGCTGTAAGGGTTTCTTGAATTGA
- the MRP35 gene encoding mitochondrial 54S ribosomal protein bL35m (Syntenic homolog of Ashbya gossypii ABR133W; Syntenic homolog of Saccharomyces cerevisiae YNL122C), with product MTFGVLRPLTATSFSFGRGQFLGCSQIGLVFIRTMMKTHKGTAKRWRKTAGGFKRGIPGRSHGSTGWGKKYLKSLSGSASAHSSHVRRLKRLLPYH from the coding sequence ATGACTTTTGGTGTGCTACGCCCATTGACGGCGACGTCTTTCAGTTTTGGAAGAGGCCAATTTTTAGGCTGCTCACAGATAGGTTTAGTATTTATTAGAACTATGATGAAAACACATAAAGGTACGGCGAAAAGATGGAGAAAAACTGCTGGTGGTTTCAAAAGAGGGATACCAGGTAGAAGTCATGGTAGCACTGGCTGGGGCAAGAAATACCTAAAATCCTTATCTGGAAGTGCTTCAGCTCACAGTTCTCACGTAAGGCGGCTGAAAAGACTTCTACCATATCATTAA
- the NMA111 gene encoding Nma111p (Syntenic homolog of Ashbya gossypii ABR134C; Syntenic homolog of Saccharomyces cerevisiae YNL123W (NMA111)), with protein MTVPRLKRAHSSMSSFNDRSSKRHDSNHSEMDNESDTEIPDVHEPVVDLSLNPKWQNTIAEVVQAVVSIHFSQVASFDCDSALVSEATGFVVDSKMGLILTNRHVVGAGPFVGYAVFDNHEECDLTPIYRDPVHDFGFLKFDPSKIKYMNIKALELRPSLAIVGSEIRVIGNDAGEKLSILSGFISRVDRNAPDYGELSYNDFNTEYIQAAASASGGSSGSPVVNIDGYAVALQAGGSTEASTDFFLPLDRILRALRCIQSNTQITRGTIQTQWLLKPYDECRRMGLSAERERIARKHSPTKIGLLVAETILSEGPAEGKIKEGDILISINDQMITSFIQVDSILDENIGNTIKILVQRSGEDVSVECCVGDLHAITPSRYVEVCGATFNELSYQLARFFAIPVKGVFLSSATGSFNFDTNEKVGWIVDEVDNKPTPNLDSFIEVMKNIPDCSRVTVRYHHLIDQHSSHVATVFIDRHWFTEFRLYERNDETGIWDYTNLGNVIPSLPLKPQSAKFIDLPVSNPKLAKLSRSLVTVSSTGPIPIDSLEPEQRKGSGLIIDTQHGYVLVSRRIVPYDCLDVFVTFAESVIIPASVEFLHPTQNYAVVKYDPALIIAPLESARIADVRLKRGDKIQFIGCTNSFKTASCETTVTDISSLSIPCNMVPRYRATNLEAISIESSIGSRFQSGILADDDGTVRALWQAFLGEKQDEKDKIYLMGSDLVDMADVINIFRNGKKPRVSIVDAGFGSISVLQARFRGVPDEWITRMENESETRLQFIAVTRVSYTKEKEKLENGDVILSLNGNLVKHMRDLQGIVTATDDPLVEHILDFKVVRKGKIVDLKIKTVNIEETSKLAIFAGCILQAPHHAARQAMQKIPNGVYCTYRGESSPAMQYGIAETNFITHINEIETPNIDKFLEVAKTIPDNTYCKLRLASFDNVPFAISLKTSYHYFPTSELAKDPVTGKWIEHHYNQTPAAN; from the coding sequence ATGACTGTTCCTAGACTTAAGAGAGCGCATTCAAGCATGTCATCGTTTAATGACCGATCATCGAAGAGACATGATTCTAACCATAGCGAAATGGATAATGAATCCGATACAGAAATACCTGATGTCCATGAACCAGTGGTAGATTTATCTCTCAATCCTAAATGGCAAAATACTATAGCTGAAGTTGTTCAAGCTGTAGTTTCAATCCATTTTTCTCAAGTAGCATCATTTGATTGTGATTCCGCATTGGTGTCAGAAGCAACTGGCTTCGTCGTTGATAGTAAAATGGGTCTAATATTGACCAATAGACATGTTGTTGGAGCTGGACCGTTTGTTGGTTATGCTGTATTTGACAATCATGAAGAGTGTGATTTGACTCCAATATATAGAGATCCTGTTCATGATTTTGGCTTTTTAAAATTTGATCCATCTAAAATAAAATACATGAATATAAAAGCTTTGGAGTTGCGTCCTTCACTAGCTATTGTTGGATCAGAAATTAGGGTTATCGGTAATGATGCAGGTGAGAAGTTAAGTATTTTGTCCGGCTTTATTAGTAGGGTAGACAGAAATGCACCTGACTACGGTGAGCTCTCATACAATGATTTTAACACGGAATATATTCAGGCAGCTGCATCCGCTTCAGGTGGTTCAAGTGGTTCCCCTGTCGTGAATATAGATGGTTACGCAGTTGCTCTGCAGGCTGGTGGGTCAACAGAGGCGTCAACTGATTTCTTCTTGCCTCTAGATAGAATATTGCGAGCTTTGCGTTGCATACAGTCCAACACTCAAATAACAAGAGGTACTATTCAGACGCAATGGTTGTTGAAACCTTATGATGAGTGTAGAAGAATGGGATTGTCAGCGGAACGTGAAAGGATTGCGAGGAAGCATTCCCCTACTAAAATTGGCCTATTAGTTGCAGAGACAATATTAAGCGAAGGTCCTGCTGAGGGTAAGATCAAGGAAGGTGatattttaatttctataaATGACCAGATGATAACTTCATTCATTCAAGTCGATTCTATCTTGGACGAAAATATTGGAAATACAATTAAGATATTAGTTCAAAGGAGTGGCGAAGATGTTTCCGTTGAATGTTGTGTTGGTGATTTGCATGCTATTACACCTTCAAGGTATGTTGAAGTTTGTGGTGCTACATTCAATGAACTTTCTTATCAATTGGCAAGGTTTTTTGCTATACCTGTTAAAGGTGTATTTCTCAGTAGTGCAACAGGTTCTTTCAATTTTGACACAAATGAAAAAGTTGGATGGATTGTCGATGAAGTAGATAACAAACCTACTCCTAATTTAGATTCATTCATCGAAGTCATGAAGAATATTCCAGACTGTTCAAGGGTTACTGTTAGATACCATCACTTGATTGACCAGCATTCTTCACATGTGGCAACAGTTTTCATAGACCGTCACTGGTTTACCGAATTCAGGCTCTATGAAAGAAACGACGAAACCGGTATTTGGGACTACACCAACTTAGGAAATGTAATTCCTTCGCTACCATTAAAACCACAGTCAGCGAAGTTTATTGACCTACCAGTTAGTAATCCAAAACTTGCGAAGTTGTCAAGAAGTTTGGTTACAGTATCGTCAACGGGACCTATTCCCATCGATTCACTTGAGCCTGAACAGCGGAAGGGATCTGGTCTTATTATTGATACCCAACACGGCTATGTGCTAGTATCCAGAAGAATTGTACCCTACGATTGCCTTGATGTTTTTGTCACATTTGCTGAATCCGTTATAATCCCTGCCTCCGTGGAATTTTTGCATCCAACTCAGAATTATGCTGTTGTTAAATATGATCCAGCCCTTATTATAGCTCCCTTGGAATCTGCGCGAATTGCAGACGTAAGGTTGAAACGTGGAGATAAAATTCAATTTATTGGATGTACCAATAGCTTCAAAACTGCTTCTTGTGAAACTACAGTTACGGATATATCTTCTTTGAGTATCCCTTGCAATATGGTTCCAAGGTATAGGGCCACTAACTTAGAAGCAATCTCTATCGAATCAAGTATCGGATCAAGATTCCAGTCGGGAATTTTGGCTGACGATGACGGCACAGTTAGAGCCCTTTGGCAAGCATTTTTGGGTGAAAAACAGGATGAGAAAGATAAAATATATCTAATGGGTTCTGATCTTGTGGATATGGCAGATGTTATCAACATCTTTAGGAATGGTAAGAAGCCCCGTGTAAGTATTGTAGATGCTGGGTTTGGATCAATTTCAGTGCTACAGGCAAGATTTAGAGGTGTTCCTGACGAATGGATCACCAGGATGGAAAATGAATCTGAAACTAGGCTACAATTCATCGCCGTAACAAGAGTTTCTTATACTaaagaaaaggaaaagcTTGAAAATGGTGATGTTATTCTCTCGCTCAATGGTAACTTGGTTAAACACATGCGGGATCTACAAGGGATAGTTACCGCTACCGACGATCCTCTCGTGGAACATATACTTGACTTCAAAGTCGTGAGAAAAGGCAAAATTGTGGACTTAAAGATAAAAACAGTAAACATAGAGGAGACATCTAAACTGGCTATTTTTGCAGGATGTATTTTGCAAGCTCCTCACCATGCTGCCAGACAAGCAATGCAGAAAATACCAAATGGTGTATATTGTACTTACAGAGGTGAATCATCCCCAGCCATGCAATATGGAATTGCAGAAACGAACTTTATTACACATATTAATGAGATAGAGACACCCAACATAGACAAATTCCTCGAGGTTGCCAAAACTATTCCAGACAATACCTACTGTAAATTGCGTTTAGCCTCCTTCGACAACGTTCCATTTGCCATTTCGCTGAAAACATCTTACCACTACTTCCCCACCAGCGAACTTGCCAAGGACCCCGTAACAGGAAAATGGATTGAACACCATTACAATCAGACTCCTGCAGCAAATTAA